A DNA window from Naumovozyma dairenensis CBS 421 chromosome 7, complete genome contains the following coding sequences:
- the ARG3 gene encoding ornithine carbamoyltransferase (similar to Saccharomyces cerevisiae ARG3 (YJL088W); ancestral locus Anc_1.279) — MTTDYNNNNIRHLISIKDLSDEEFKILVDRAQHYKQIFKSNDTTEFQKNHLKLLGRTIALIFTKRSTRTRISTEGAATFFGAQPMFLGKEDIQLGVNESFYDTTKVVSSMVSCIFARVNSHDDIKALCKDSSVPIINSLCDTYHPLQAICDMLTIREHLGDKKDKLKITWIGDANNVINDMALAAMKLGMDVSIATPNGIEMDQFIVDAASEVSKRNGTKLELTHDSKAASKGANVLVTDTFVSMGEEYAKEAKLKQFSGFQINQELADLADDDFRFMHCLPRHHEEVTDDVFYGKHSIVFDEAENRLYAAMAAIDVFVINKGSFNDLK; from the coding sequence ATGACTACTGAttacaataacaataacatcCGCCATCTAATCTCTATCAAAGATTTGTCTGACgaagaatttaaaatacTAGTTGACAGAGCTCAACATTACAAACAGATCTTCAAATCAAATGACACCACAGAATTCCAAAAGAATCATTTGAAACTACTTGGCAGAACAATCGCTCTAATCTTCACCAAGAGATCCACCAGAACAAGAATCTCCACTGAAGGTGCTGCTACTTTCTTTGGTGCTCAACCAATGTTTCTGGGTAAAgaagatattcaattagGTGTCAATGAATCATTTTACGATACCACTAAAGTCGTATCATCCATGGTTTCATGTATTTTCGCTCGTGTTAATTCTCATGATGACATCAAGGCTCTTTGTAAAGATTCTTCTGTACCAATCATTAACTCCCTATGTGATACTTATCATCCATTACAAGCTATCTGTGATATGTTGACCATTAGAGAACATCTAGGCGACAAGAAGGACAAATTAAAAATCACTTGGATTGGTGACGCTAATAATGTCATTAACGATATGGCCTTGGCTGCTATGAAATTAGGTATGGACGTTTCCATTGCTACTCCAAATGGTATCGAAATGGATCAATTTATAGTCGATGCTGCCTCTGAAGTATCCAAGAGAAACGGTACCAAGTTAGAATTGACTCATGATTCTAAAGCTGCCTCTAAGGGAGCTAATGTGTTGGTTACTGATACTTTCGTGTCAATGGGTGAAGAATACGCTAAAGAGGctaaattgaaacaattcaGTGGGTTCCAAATCAATCAAGAATTGGCGGATTTggctgatgatgattttagATTCATGCATTGTTTACCAAGACACCATGAAGAAGTTACTGATGATGTGTTCTATGGTAAGCATTCTATTGTCTTTGATGAAGCTGAAAATAGATTGTATGCTGCTATGGCTGCCATTGACGTTTTCGTCATTAATAAGGGTAGTTTCAATGACTTGAAATGA
- the TRL1 gene encoding tRNA ligase (similar to Saccharomyces cerevisiae TRL1 (YJL087C); ancestral locus Anc_1.280), translated as MELENTRDVTALVDALEKSTELSKTRGRAIKRVCQLSSTDPRQIVSWKFNEWDYGKNNITLPCKARGLFILQDDSSSPYPVIVARGYDKFFNINEMSFTRWDWIEENTMGPYEVTIKANGCIIFISGLEDGSLVVCSKHSVGPRDDTDRNHAEAGEKFLLRQLKERGVSSKELATHLYRENLTAVAEYCDDSFEEHILEYKNDKAGLYLHGLNLNQPTFKTLDMDRVSEFSRKYGFKEIECFIKNDVTSLRKFLEDCATRGSFNGEELEGFVIRSKLGITGETFFFKFKFEEPYLMYRQWREVTKDYITSKSRIFKFRKHKFITNKYLDFVIPLLAKDSKLCEEYLKGFHIIELRNLFLKSYGMTGMEILNHSRLKELELKNSIDYERVDERTKFLIFPISVIGCGKTTVANTLTNLFPNSWGHIQNDDIKGKDKAKLIKNSLELLSHPDMKCVFVDRNNHQIRERKQLFEWVEEFKEDYLSYDTNIKIIGLSFVSYDAFDEIKTLTVDRVLDRGNNHQTIKIDKLGKPKVIGIMSGFWKRFQPVDESKSPDNLFDLVINLNINGKDSSLANSKLILEEIHKTFPVLIPYIPDDKIIEESFQKSLSVKLPVREELHVNNRPDNNLKEKKERLLPVYFSADINVDDMNRVKEEIKKVVELHSNEISGEFKLSIDKLFNENKFQNDFHVTLCHVAQSKRGSAKDQEIWKNYKKHYTKLLKKYANDEEIDKATLKSIKSDDKVSIKFDRLCWDEKIVTIIVKLMISDEDDNDQDCVVDSQGKPVSKLKCANEIPHITIGRLDDEIKAVYSNTLCMKVAEEEGGRDASIQILEFGDNLKPFLANVVIHL; from the coding sequence ATGGAGTTGGAAAACACTCGTGATGTTACAGCTTTAGTCGATGCATTAGAGAAATCCACCGAATTGTCCAAAACAAGAGGAAGAGCAATCAAAAGAGTTTGTCAACTCTCCTCAACTGATCCACGTCAGATTGTTAGTTGGAAATTTAACGAGTGGGATTATGGTAAGAATAACATTACTTTACCATGTAAAGCTAGAGGTTTATTCATCTTACAAGATGATTCCTCTTCGCCATATCCAGTTATTGTTGCGAGAGgttatgataaatttttcaatattaatgaaatgagTTTTACTAGATGGGATTGgattgaagaaaatacaaTGGGTCCCTATGAAGTTACTATCAAGGCTAATGgatgtattattttcatttctgGTTTGGAAGATGGATCATTAGTGGTCTGCTCGAAACATAGTGTTGGTCCAAGAGATGATACTGATAGAAATCATGCTGAAGCAGGAGAAAAGTTTCTTTTACGACAGTTGAAAGAGAGGGGGGTTAGTTCGAAAGAATTGGCTACTCACCTATATAGGGAAAACCTTACTGCTGTTGCTGAATATTGTGATgattcatttgaagaacATATCTTGGAGTATAAGAATGATAAAGCGGGACTATATTTACATGGGttgaatttgaatcaaCCAACGTTTAAGACATTAGATATGGATAGAGTCTCTGAGTTCAGTAGGAAATATGGGTTTAAGGAAATCGAATGTTTCATCAAAAATGACGTAACTTCATTAAGAAAATTCTTAGAGGATTGTGCGACTAGAGGCTCCTTCAATGGTGAGGAATTGGAAGGGTTTGTCATTAGAAGTAAATTAGGTATTACTGGAGAAACGTTTTTCTTCAAGTTCAAATTCGAAGAACCATATTTAATGTATAGACAATGGAGAGAAGTGACTAAAGATTATATCACTAGTAAATCAAGgatttttaaatttaggaaacataaatttattaccaataaatatttagattTTGTCATCCCATTGCTTGCTAAAGACTCTAAATTATGtgaagaatatttgaaagGGTTCcatataattgaattaagGAATTTGTTTTTAAAATCGTATGGTATGACAGGTATGgaaattttgaatcattCCAGActaaaagaattagaattgaaaaattctatTGATTATGAAAGAGTAGATGAACGTACgaaatttttgattttccCCATATCTGTTATTGGATGTGGTAAGACTACAGTTGCCAATACATTAACAAATTTATTCCCTAACTCCTGGGGTcatattcaaaatgatgatatcaAGGGGAAAGATAAAGCTAAATTGATTAAGAATTCGTTGGAATTGTTATCCCATCCTGATATGAAATGTGTGTTTGTTGATAGAAataatcatcaaataaGGGAACGTAAacaattatttgaatgggttgaagaatttaaagaGGATTATTTGTCTTATGATAccaatattaaaattattggaTTATCATTTGTTTCATATGATGCgtttgatgaaattaaaaccTTGACGGTTGATAGAGTTCTCGATCGTGGTAATAATCATCAAACGATAAAAATAGATAAGTTGGGGAAACCAAAAGTAATTGGTATAATGAGTGGATTTTGGAAAAGATTTCAACCAGTTGATGAATCTAAATCACCAGACaatttatttgatcttGTGATTAACTTGAACATAAATGGGAAGGATTCTTCATTAGCGAATAGTAAATTAATCCTAGAAGAAATACATAAAACATTTCCCGTGTTGATTCCATACATTCCTGATGATAAGATTATAGAAGAAAGTTTCCAAAAGAGTCTTTCCGTCAAACTTCCTGTTAGAGAAGAATTGCACGTGAATAATCGTCCTGATAATAATctaaaggaaaagaaagaaaggtTATTACCAGTATATTTTTCAGCAGATATAAACGTCGATGATATGAATAGAGTGAAGgaagaaatcaaaaaagTAGTTGAACTTCATTCGAATGAAATATCGGGGGAATTTAAACTATCTATTGATAAATTgttcaatgaaaataaatttcaaaacgATTTCCATGTAACTTTATGTCATGTGGCTCAAAGTAAGAGAGGAAGTGCAAAAGATCAAGAAAtatggaaaaattataaaaaacaTTACacaaaattattgaaaaaatatgcCAATGATGAAGAGATTGATAAGGCCACATTGAAGTCAATTAAAAGTGATGATAAAGTATCGATTAAGTTCGATAGATTATGTTGGgatgaaaaaattgttactattattgttaAACTAATGATTTccgatgaagatgataatgatcAAGATTGTGTCGTTGATTCTCAGGGGAAACCAGTCAGTAAATTGAAATGTGCGAATGAGATACCTCATATTACTATCGGTAgattagatgatgaaatcaAAGCAGTTTATTCCAATACTTTGTGTATGAAAGTTGCCGAGGAAGAAGGTGGCCGTGATGCATCAATCCAAATTTTAGAATTTGGGGATAATCTCAAGCCATTCCTAGCCAATGTAGTCATTCATTTATag
- the EXO70 gene encoding GTP-Rho binding exocyst subunit EXO70 (similar to Saccharomyces cerevisiae EXO70 (YJL085W); ancestral locus Anc_1.281), whose amino-acid sequence MEMDIDEADVLVLSQGLEKSSRLTFEINKSLKKIATTSNQSSQLFTPILSRNNMLITLQRNIESVLNSVASVKDLANEASKYEIILLKGIQEIGLKQYIQVIHKLDDMLEDIRTSGNETNSEFHGILTHLSELITLSETELRSYFVSILNSISPFDPQICINKKQPFPYYEDEQLNEMASILDYFHNNSDDSNIQDVFIAARSDLISKSMAFLEPFAKYAINSSNKNAHYEKNSSGMISYTEALLGFIANEKSLVNDLYSQYTKYKPIVINSIITPLINSYCKIFNSNMKSIRNDLDNMGLFSFELVENIHNVIKSLKMNHDLYENETLMDCANQVHKVTQSLFKDAIDRIATKVNQLNSIPSDNGVTEPTVDTMSRLRKFSEYKNGCLGAMENMSRENWLPMNYKEKEYTFNGNLNSNDQLALMSCFVSDCIDTLVICLERKIQKILMPNQEPDVANPNSPRNKQKQRVGFCILMNMSLVEQIIEKSELNSMLGKEGHIRMEKLKKRYISYLVSDWRDLTANLMDSVFIDSTGKKSKDKEQIKEKFKKFNEGFEELVSKSKQYRLSDPALKKVLKSEIISLVMPMYERFYNRYKDSFKNPRKHIKYTPDELMNVLTQLVR is encoded by the coding sequence ATGGAAATGGATATTGATGAGGCAGACGTCTTAGTTCTTTCTCAGGGACTGGAGAAATCTAGCAGATTAACGTTcgaaataaataaatccTTGAAGAAAATAGCCACGACTTCAAACCAATCAAGTCAACTATTTACACCTATACTATCAAGAAATAACATGTTGATTACattacaaagaaatattgaaagtGTATTAAACTCCGTGGCATCAGTGAAGGATTTAGCTAATGAAGCTTCCAAATATGAGATCATATTACTTAAGGGGATTCAAGAAATTGGCTTAAAACAATACATTCAAGTGATTCataaattagatgatatgTTGGAAGATATTAGGACAAGTGGTAATGAAACAAACTCTGAATTCCATGGTATTTTGACACATTTATCTGAACTGATTACGTTAAGTGAGACTGAATTAAGATCGTATTTCGTTTCTATCTTAAATTCTATTAGTCCATTTGATCCCCAAATTtgtataaataaaaaacaacCGTTCCCTTATTACGAAGACGaacaattgaatgaaatggCATCCATTTTAGATTATTTCCACAATAATTCTGATGATTCGAATATTCAAGATGTATTCATCGCAGCAAGAAgtgatttgatttcaaaatcaatgGCGTTCTTGGAACCATTCGCCAAGTATGCTATCAACTCGTCAAATAAGAATGCTCACTATGAGAAAAATAGTAGTGGTATGATTAGTTACACAGAAGCATTGTTAGGATTCATTgctaatgaaaaatcattgGTGAATGATTTATATTCACAATATACGAAATACAAACCCATAGTTATCAACAGTATTATTACTCCGTTGATTAATTCGTACTGTAAAATCTTTAACAGTAATATGAAATCAATACGGAATGATTTAGATAATATGGGACTTTTCAGTTTTGAATTGgtagaaaatattcataacgttattaaatcattgaaaatgaatcatGATTTATACGAAAATGAAACTTTAATGGACTGTGCTAATCAAGTTCATAAAGTGACACAgtcattatttaaagatgcCATTGATAGAATTGCTACTAAAGtgaatcaattgaattctATTCCATCAGATAATGGAGTCACTGAACCAACTGTAGACACTATGTCAAGACTAAGGAAATTTAGTGAATATAAAAATGGTTGTCTTGGAGCTATGGAAAATATGTCAAGAGAGAATTGGTTACCAATGaattataaagaaaaggaatatACATTTAATGGGAATTTGAATTCTAATGATCAATTGGCTTTAATGTCCTGCTTTGTTAGTGATTGTATTGATACTTTGGTGATTTGTCTTGAGaggaaaattcaaaaaatattaatgcCAAATCAAGAACCTGACGTGGCTAATCCGAATAGTCCAagaaataaacaaaaacaaagagTTGGATTTTgtatattaatgaatatgtCTCTGGTGGAacaaattattgaaaaatccgaattaaattcaatgtTAGGAAAGGAAGGGCATATAAGAATGGAAAAGctaaaaaaaagatatataagTTATTTAGTATCAGATTGGAGAGATTTGACAGCTAATTTGATGGATTCTGTTTTCATTGATAGTACAGGTAAAAAATCAAAGGATAAAGAGCAAATTAAAgagaaatttaaaaaatttaatgaaggatttgaagaattggTTTCTAAATCTAAACAATATAGATTATCTGATCCTGCTTTAAAGAAAGTATTAAAATCtgaaataatatcattggTTATGCCAATGTATGAAAGATTTTATAATAGATATAAGGATTCATTTAAAAATCCAAGGAAACATATCAAATACACACCTGATGAATTAATGAACGTATTGACTCAACTAGTACGGTAA
- the ALY2 gene encoding Aly2p (similar to Saccharomyces cerevisiae YJL084C and YKR021W; ancestral locus Anc_1.282) produces MTQLHSVLSPVFPAETSVEITGDCIPLAETSSIQLFIKLAEPKVFLQGFESRHISEKQPSILRGSLIVRVLKPTRIKNISLSFKGYSRTEWPEGIPPKRQDFVEINDIINHTWPFYQTDHNVTATSGNPVTSTNDKLSQSGNNKVENMLLKKSGASVYRKLPNSSKRSSSVLLNHSNNNSSSNLTASTTHNNNNNNNNNNLVSPNGTVSPSLRNSRNRATSNASRSSSVSRSLSPMALFRRAATIPSENINSSTNTTRSHNNNHNHNNIHNTNERPTHSHSSLISDLFNSTFSSASLTDSSANTNNNTSDSNNTLNDANYHHHFIFQTGDYIYAFEQLISQSYPETIKADFGFVEYFLYVSVERYGAFKSNITARLPIQIIRTQSDTSVEESEPITISRDWENQLFYDIVIASKDIILDAFLPITFKFSPLDKVTLHRVRIYVTETMEYYCNGKKIHRMEPTKKFLLAEHRGPRLPTAPPEDPNHKSKSKAKYMGNLLEDPVSGDLINKDFEFQVYVPTKFGNHQQLHPDSTYEKIKSNHWIKICLRLSKMVEDKRKHYEISIDSPIHVLHKLCSHANTLLPSYESHILSNTGNLDDPSSNLLGNESSNDNIYHNSNVFFPKEILLSPVLSPGVHPLDQTAVPNNNPQHQSINAKRPNYSRTRSQQSLNDTSNNDDDKISMDIFNSPKLKSNIYHPDSIQRELASPQAIPLSPIVSPNLRPLSLALSDIDADDNFDRIDGCTNDTNDPPPSFDFSSDSTNEPNIHVKTTTLHSSSESSKTDLLPRNPPSYVDVLKKDGIKSIEPSVGSSILPRITLNRSQESIVSLPHNHKYHPHHSSKLQTRKSIKEQLTSSSAINPTESISSNTKNEDWDIASNFNFHGTNLPSGILRNTAAQTNQQQQYPLRRNSIQDILPSTLRNDNRGFSDLNQILDEDKEDDHEQNYLQVGGNSSDIGQSSSTRSSFDRSSIIQPLGQTDTQPLLGSTQESLMSNSNVSVGSNYDNTNYNSLNVFDATMNQSRTSMSDICDTSLPLDSSVDMTALYDRNPNVWHPLQLNDENDNNGLSPMLRNNFQFDNFKDSHSDDRETTPKPEFPPHKRENDSKEHNDDGRDDEDDDDDEEEDIDVLHEDNGSSSQQSGSINRPSNEFESKNIINNIDGETLRRSYDDGILQ; encoded by the coding sequence AGAATGGCCTGAGGGGATTCCACCGAAAAGACAAGATTTTGTTGAAATTAATGACATTATCAATCATACTTGGCCCTTTTATCAAACTGATCATAACGTTACAGCCACATCGGGAAATCCCGTTACAAGTACAAATGATAAACTGTCTCAATcaggtaataataaagtgGAAAACATgctattgaagaaaagtgGTGCTTCCGTTTATCGGAAATTACCCAATTCAAGTAAAAGATCAAGTAGTGTATTGTTAAATCattcaaacaataattcATCCTCGAATCTAACAGCTTCAACTacacataataataataacaacaataataataataatcttgtCTCCCCAAATGGCACTGTTTCACCATCCTtaagaaattcaagaaacaGAGCTACCTCTAATGCTTCTCGCTCATCATCAGTATCGAGAAGCTTATCACCAATGGCATTATTTAGAAGAGCTGCTACAATACCATctgaaaatataaattcatcaactAATACCACTCGTAgtcataataataatcataatcataataatattcataataCCAACGAGAGACCCACTCATTCACATTCTTCCTTAATATCAGACCtatttaattcaacatTCTCCTCGGCATCTTTGACAGATTCTTCAGCAAATACCAACAATAACACATCAGACAGCAATAATACCCTTAATGACGCCAATTATCATCaccatttcatttttcaaaccGGTGATTACATATATGCCTTCGAACAATTAATTTCTCAATCATACCCAGAAACAATAAAGGCAGATTTCGGCTTTGTGGAATATTTCTTGTACGTCAGTGTAGAAAGATATGGTGCtttcaaatcaaatatCACTGCAAGATTACccattcaaataataagaaCTCAATCAGATACTTCTGTGGAGGAAAGTGAACCAATAACTATCTCAAGAGATTGGgaaaatcaattattttatgACATTGTCATTGCATCAAAAGATATCATACTAGATGCCTTCTTGCCAATAACTTTCAAATTCTCTCCCTTAGATAAAGTTACTTTACATAGAGTTAGAATTTATGTGACAGAAACaatggaatattattgtaATGGTAAGAAAATTCATAGAATGGAACCCACGAAGAAATTCCTTCTAGCAGAACATAGAGGTCCACGATTACCAACTGCTCCACCGGAAGATCCAAATCATAAATCGAAATCAAAGGCAAAATATATGGGTAATCTTTTAGAAGATCCAGTCAGTGGagatttaattaataaagacTTTGAATTCCAAGTTTATGTGCCAACAAAGTTCGGTAATCATCAACAATTACATCCTGATTCCACTTACGagaaaatcaaatcaaatcattGGATTAAAATTTGTCTTAGATTATCTAAAATGGTCGAAGACAAGAGGAAACATTATGAAATTAGTATTGATTCGCCAATCCACGTATTACATAAATTATGTTCTCATGCAAATACTCTTTTACCAAGTTATGAGTCTCATATTCTCTCAAATACTGGTAACTTAGATGATccttcatcaaatttacTTGGGAATGaatcatcaaatgataatatttatcataattcaaatgttttctttccGAAGGAAATTCTTTTATCGCCAGTCCTTTCACCTGGAGTACATCCATTAGATCAAACAGCTGTGCCGAACAACAATCCTCAACATCAATCGATAAATGCAAAAAGACCGAATTATAGTAGAACTAGATCACAACAGTCTTTAAATGATAcatctaataatgatgatgataaaatcTCAATggatattttcaattcacctaaattaaaatcaaacATATATCACCCTGATTCTATTCAAAGAGAATTGGCTTCTCCTCAAGCTATACCTTTATCCCCAATTGTATCTCCAAATTTAAGGCCATTATCATTAGCGTTAAGTGACATCGATGctgatgataattttgatagAATTGATGGTTGCACGAATGACACTAATGATCCTCCGCCATCTTTTGATTTCAGTTCTGATAGCACCAACGAACCTAACATTCATGTTAAAACTACAACATTACATTCTTCATCGGAATCTTCAAAAACGGATTTATTACCAAGAAATCCTCCATCTTATGTTGATGTTCTAAAAAAAGATGGAATCAAATCTATTGAGCCAAGTGTCGGCTCTTCAATTCTTCCCCGCATAACATTGAATAGATCTCAAGAGTCAATCGTGAGTCTTCCTCATAATCATAAGTATCATCCACACCATTCCTCCAAATTACAGACTCGTAAGTCCATAAAGGAACAATtgacatcatcatcagcaatAAATCCAACGGAATCTATATCCTCTAATACAAAGAATGAAGACTGGGATATTGCTTCCAATTTTAATTTCCATGGTACAAATTTACCTTCGGGTATCCTTAGAAACACTGCAGCACAAAcaaatcaacaacaacaataccCATTACGAAGAAACAGTATTCAAGATATATTACCATCTACGTTAAGAAATGATAATAGAGGGTTCAGTGATTTGAACCAAATACTCGATGAGgataaagaagatgatcatgaacaaaattatttacAAGTTGGTGGCAATTCTTCAGATATAGGTCAATCTTCCTCAACAAGATCTTCCTTCGATAGATCAAGTATAATTCAACCTCTCGGTCAAACAGATACCCAGCCATTATTGGGATCAACTCAAGAGTCATTAATGAGTAATTCAAACGTCTCCGTGGGAAGCAATTACGACAATACTAATTACAATTCATTGAACGTGTTCGATGCTACCATGAATCAATCAAGAACTTCTATGTCAGATATCTGCGATACTTCATTACCTTTGGATTCATCCGTTGACATGACAGCTTTATATGATAGAAACCCAAATGTGTGGCACCCTTTGCAGttgaatgatgaaaatgacaATAATGGATTGTCTCCTATGTTAAGAAATAACTTCCAATTCgataatttcaaagattcACATTCTGATGATCGAGAAACTACGCCGAAACCTGAATTTCCTCCTCATAAGAGAGAAAATGATTCGAAAGAGCACAATGACGATGGTCGTGATGACGAGgacgacgatgatgatgaagaagaagatattgatgTCTTGCACGAGGACAATGGGTCATCAAGTCAACAATCTGGTTCTATTAACCGACCttctaatgaatttgaatctaaaaatattataaataatattgatggAGAGACCTTAAGAAGGAGCTACGATGATGGTATTTTACAATGA